The Quercus lobata isolate SW786 chromosome 9, ValleyOak3.0 Primary Assembly, whole genome shotgun sequence region TTCTTGAATTACTTTGAGGATCTTGAAggttgtttttaactttttatgcGATTTTAGAAGTTTCCACATgatttcaaaagtttttaatcGAGAGGTGTCAATTAAGCTATAATCCTCTTGGTATATTCGTAaccacatcattttataaattttttgcagtaaaattgataataactttTGGCATTTTACACGATATTTTGGTGATATGGAAGTCCGGGTTTAGCGATGATAGCTGCATCTGCAAATACTTTCCATGACAACATTCAGAGTTCGAATACTTCCGCactattgtaactatcaaaatATTGACAACAAAATTTGAGAGGCCATATTTATATTCAAAAAGTTTAATAGAATTCCAAAGGTACAATAATGTGCACTAAACGTGCATCACAGCGACCATAATCACAAGTCACATGGCATGAATTTTCAGATCAGATAGCCGCCAGTGACTGTTTTATCGAGAAGGTAGAGatgttttcttttatattgtATAACTTGTAACATCAAAGGTTTGTAGCTTATTAAGTCACCAAGTAATGGAGGCAGAGAATTCATTCACTCCTTTTATTTATGTGCTACATATCTCAACTTAAGTTCGACTGCTTGGAGGAATATGGACACCAGGATTTGGTGCTGCCGGAGGTACcaagcctttttttttgttcccctctgaaaatttaaaacaataatacCACAAAAATTAAGACTCTTTTGAAATTGTGACATATTAGAAATCCTTTCAATTTTACCATAAAAAGCTTACAAATTAATATGTCaacaattacaaagaaaaaaagtgcTCGAGTTACAATACCTAGAGTTGATGACTTTCTGGATTGCTTATTACCATAACCTACTCCTAAATGGATCCCGGGTGTTGTTGCTGTTGGAGGCGCCTTGACACCTCTCGGCTCTAAAAGAACATGACAATAATGTCgcaaaattaaaacattttcaaattacAACCTTTTAATGAAAAGGCTtacagactttttttttttaagaataaaaaagctTACATTCTGATATGTCAATTTAACAATAATCTCAATCTAAACTACATTGACACACTTATTAGTGGGTTTGTTGGATGTAGGTAaatttttgaggtttttatCGTCATTGGTGTTGATTTGGGTTGTTGGATAATTTGTTGGATTGCTTACCACTCATTCTATATCAACtgtaatgaaatttgttatgaatGTCCTTGATTAATTTCAATTCGTTCTTTGTTTGGACATGAACCACATGCAatgactgttttttttttttttttgaatatttaaaagTTGATATATTAGTGGATTaagaaatttgtaatatctctaaCATCGCTACCTTTCGtataaatgtaaaagagtatACGAAAggtgctttaaaaaaattatataaaagatacattaactaataaaaatatatccaAAGCATAAAATATAGTAATCGCTTTTGATAAAGAGTATGAAATATCATTGACTCGTGATAATATCTCTATTGAAATTTTcgaagtttttttattttgttaaccCAGTGTtatgagagagagtgtgtgtgtttCCACAATTTCACACTAACCCACCAAAAATAGCTTTAAAGCAAATAAGCTTTTAACttattccattttctttttcactcgATTCATCTTAATCAAATGAGAATAATACAAAGAAgcaaactgaaaataaaaaccaagaatAAGAATAGATTTACTTGAATTGCCAAGCTCGGAAGTCTCAAGTACTTTCCTGGATGCCGCTTCTGAGGCCAACAGaaacatcaaaatgaagagAAGCCCCCAAGTGATGAACTTCTTAGAGGCCATCGTTTTGGTACATGAACGCATCTCTAGGGCATGGTATTATATATAGGCTATATAAGTATATAGTCCAAAGATcacttagtaaaaaaaaaagaaaaaaaaaaaaggaatttgcCTCCTACTTTCTTATCTCATCGAAAGTTACTTTAATTTTGCCCAGTTAGTGACTTGGAAAAatagtgtgagtttggatacaAGTCTACGTCTACATTTGGCACTGTAGCGTGtttctagcttttttttttttttttttttggaatgcgcgtttgttattgtttattgtccttatgaacagtaaaaaaagtGAACAGTGATTtttcacacattaaaaaattattttactacaatatttttaattttcaatttttaatttcaacaaaaataaattatattcaaatggacctaaatacaaaagatacaataaaaagttacaacaattttataacatttctaaattacatttttttggacaaactaatataaaaatattataaaatgattgtaGTTTTTTGACTTGTGTATCGCATTACTCAAATTTATGCTCATAAACACAAACCAATTAGCTTGAGTcatgattaaaaataaatatggatGTCCAAACCTCTGCAAGTCTGCATCCTGATCTATCACGGATAAACTTTTTACTGCTGAATCAAACCatcatttccttttctttttctggaaTGTCATTGATTGCACTGAACTTCCACTGAAATGTACAACCAAATCTTCTGCCATAAAGAAGCAAAAGATATgatcaaaaaaaagaagcaaaagattttttttttttttttaaataaaggaaTCCAACAAAGTATATCCAAATTCCATCAGTATTGCTTTTGAGTAATAATATTCAAGCAAtaagttttacattttaaacatacttatatatattttcacatattttttaattatacatatttcaaaaaattaaaagaaaaagaaaaaacctacaaaaataTCATCTCAAACTACTGTACCAAATTACTAGACATCACGTATTCCTGTTCTGGAATTCCTTTGGAATTCGGTTGTCACTCTCAAGAACTGCATCTGGCTAATTGtcactctcaagtctcaatAGGGCTACTCGGTTTTCATTTTCTGCTTTCAAacaatctttttaaaaaataaaatctaattagcCAAAATCAAGGACTACAAACAACATAGCACTATTCTTTAGTGATGTACCTCAAAAGGACAACTTCAAAACCTAaaaggattttaaaaaattgcttAAGAGGTTTTAGAGACTGCAGGTCTTAGAGAAAGAGGCACAACTTGATGGACATCCAACAAGAGGTTGGTCAACAATGGATTCAGGAAATATAGAGTGTTGGGAATACAACAGCAAATATACAAACTATATATCAAGAGTTCCTTTTCGCAGTAACAAACTTCACCGGGCTGGATTAAAGAGGTAGCTGCAAAATGCATAGCTCCCATCAGCTTGAATGTCATATAGCCATATGAACAACTATAAGAAAGATCGACAATTAGAATAGtattttaaagagttaataTTAAACATCTAATATTAGTCAAGCTTGGAATCTAAACCTCTAATGCAAAAGTGGGATACCTTTTCCTTTATAGTTTAAGGGGGTagtctttatttctttctttttcttttttctttatttttatttatttttttttttaaggcagtATAAAAACAGGTGAGACATCCACAAGGCAAGCATTATAAGCACTACCAGCAACATGATTGAATCTTTTTCTCgttcttctactttttttttgagataagtAAAAGTAATTATTCTCCACTGACTTAAAAAACACAACATCTTTGAAATTTACatattcaaattataatttataaattataagaatATGAGGTATGGTTGGAtcttaaatattataattactTCAAAATCTCCAGAGAGATCATGAATTGAATGGTTAGGAAGTAGGAATGAGGTATAATTCTACCATCGGTTGATTTCTACAGTATTATCAACTAAAACAATTTTCTGTTTTtcagactaaaaaacttgtttggaaatccaaaataaacagaaaataa contains the following coding sequences:
- the LOC115960614 gene encoding uncharacterized protein LOC115960614, which gives rise to MRSCTKTMASKKFITWGLLFILMFLLASEAASRKVLETSELGNSKPRGVKAPPTATTPGIHLGVGYGNKQSRKSSTLEGNKKKGLVPPAAPNPGVHIPPSSRT